The Urbifossiella limnaea genome has a window encoding:
- a CDS encoding TIGR02996 domain-containing protein: MDDHAALLAAVVDRPDDDTPRLVLADYLDDHGDPDRAAFVRAQVELARTPEWEPFAVECRHRRTEWSDFGKPFRAVLPAFPDGCGVEWAEPPFRRGFGWRVRVGNLHGWAGVAPELFRAAPVGALHLRADTTLDDWRAFAAGPWLARIREVHLEAGRSPVEPVRALAAAGTLTGLDSLHVHHADIPGIDFLVADVLAGPLVANLRGLSFRLSSPASLDDLLDVLAAHAGRFEKLALRKMYLTGAQVGRWASAGLHGLHGLDLSDNYVFSQDGARALADALAGGWTGHTLGLSRCGIAVPGVRALAAAPGMASVRRLDLSRNVFGPTGVQVLAASPHLAGLRMLDLRDCGFGDQAVRRLVRGTFWPNLTELDLRGNPITDRGAGYLMAAPPAPDLTALLVSGRHLRGPARATLAKHYGGRVVFENDE, from the coding sequence ATGGACGACCACGCCGCGCTGCTCGCCGCCGTCGTCGACCGGCCCGACGACGACACCCCGCGGCTCGTCCTCGCCGACTACCTCGACGACCACGGCGACCCCGACCGTGCCGCGTTCGTCCGCGCGCAGGTGGAGCTCGCCCGCACCCCCGAGTGGGAGCCATTCGCCGTCGAGTGCCGGCACCGGCGCACGGAGTGGTCCGACTTCGGGAAGCCGTTCCGCGCCGTGCTGCCGGCGTTCCCGGACGGGTGCGGCGTCGAGTGGGCCGAGCCGCCGTTCCGCCGCGGGTTCGGCTGGCGCGTCCGCGTCGGCAACCTCCACGGCTGGGCGGGAGTCGCCCCCGAGCTGTTCCGCGCCGCACCGGTCGGCGCGCTCCACCTCCGCGCCGACACCACGCTCGACGACTGGCGCGCGTTCGCCGCCGGCCCGTGGCTCGCGCGAATCCGCGAGGTGCATCTCGAAGCGGGAAGAAGCCCGGTCGAGCCGGTGCGGGCGCTCGCCGCCGCGGGCACGCTCACCGGCCTCGACTCGCTCCACGTCCACCACGCCGACATCCCCGGCATCGACTTCCTCGTCGCCGACGTGCTCGCCGGGCCGCTTGTGGCGAACCTGCGCGGCCTGTCGTTCCGCCTCAGTTCGCCGGCGTCGCTCGACGACCTCCTGGACGTACTCGCGGCGCACGCCGGGCGGTTCGAGAAGCTGGCGCTGCGGAAGATGTACCTGACCGGCGCGCAGGTCGGCCGCTGGGCCTCCGCCGGGCTGCACGGCCTGCACGGCCTGGACCTGAGCGACAACTACGTGTTCAGCCAGGACGGCGCCCGCGCCCTGGCCGACGCGCTGGCCGGCGGGTGGACCGGGCACACGCTCGGCCTGTCGCGCTGCGGCATCGCCGTCCCGGGGGTGCGGGCGCTGGCGGCGGCGCCGGGAATGGCGTCGGTACGGCGGCTGGACCTGAGCCGGAACGTGTTCGGCCCGACGGGGGTGCAGGTGCTGGCCGCGTCGCCGCACCTGGCGGGGCTGCGGATGCTGGACCTGCGCGACTGCGGGTTCGGCGACCAGGCCGTGCGCCGCCTGGTCCGCGGCACGTTCTGGCCGAACCTGACGGAACTCGACCTGCGCGGCAACCCGATCACCGACCGCGGCGCCGGCTACCTGATGGCGGCGCCGCCCGCGCCAGACCTGACGGCGCTGCTGGTGAGCGGCCGCCACCTGCGCGGCCCGGCCCGGGCGACGCTGGCGAAGCACTACGGGGGACGGGTGGTATTCGAGAATGACGAATGA
- a CDS encoding CehA/McbA family metallohydrolase, translated as MSRLAALLVLGALAPAARAADPPPPVSDVEGQPLAANAERLGKALQFLGAPLAPAVAKQLDAAVTARDAVAVQKALDPHVLFVVNLNPEARVKVARGPADATIQQAGWTPVLVKVVNDSTVKKKLAPTSPQAGPVYSGQGRQERDPKADPTIVKRFLELELFTAPPMTTNLSGLRVEYAILLVYSTEAGKREATVGFDIGQGTQDLGFRGEAPVLFDVKPAVRVRLGVKDFDGTPTVGRFTFTDAGGRVYPPQPKRLAPDLFFQRQVYRADGGFVLLPPGEFAVEYGRGPEYALKTARIKVEAGRDNTFEVKLERWINPATQGWYSGDHHIHAAGCAHYTNPAEGVLPEDMFMHVKGEGLNVGCCLTWGPCYDYQRQFFEVGPHRLSEPFTVIKYDVEVSGFGSQALGHVNLLNLKDQTYPGSGGSKLRGWPTWTTPLMRWAKEQGAVTGYAHSANGLGIDAPAATRRLFVELDKGTRGFITKEQAAAGRWPLPEAFAKVDADGDGKVTEVELAQSTQRTKGNLPNLVIPEMNGIGAQEICVTSALGLCDFISAMDTARVPEWNCWYHVMNCGFPLKVSGETDFPCITGSRVGQGRVYVQLGKVDHVDYGQWCRGIRDGKSYVSDGYAHALAFSVNGVSPGPTPVKLAAPGKTAVKATVAFAGDTPLGTAVGGAAPAGPTRTVELVMNGKVVATKEVPADGKPHDVAFDVDVAASSWVALRQFPQLHTNPVTVLVGDRPIRVSRASAKWCIGTIERLWAVRGPGIAAAEREEAERTFRQAVQTYLRIAEEAPEGS; from the coding sequence ATGTCCCGCCTCGCCGCGCTCCTCGTCCTCGGCGCGCTCGCGCCCGCCGCCCGCGCCGCCGACCCGCCCCCGCCCGTCAGCGATGTCGAAGGCCAGCCGCTCGCCGCCAACGCCGAGCGGCTCGGCAAGGCGCTCCAGTTCCTCGGCGCGCCGCTCGCGCCGGCCGTCGCCAAGCAGCTCGACGCCGCCGTCACGGCGCGCGACGCCGTGGCCGTACAGAAGGCGCTCGACCCGCACGTCCTGTTCGTCGTGAACCTCAACCCCGAGGCGCGGGTGAAGGTCGCCCGCGGGCCGGCCGACGCCACGATTCAACAGGCGGGCTGGACGCCGGTGCTCGTGAAGGTCGTGAACGACAGCACGGTGAAGAAGAAGCTGGCGCCCACGAGCCCGCAGGCCGGGCCGGTGTACAGCGGCCAGGGCCGGCAGGAGCGCGACCCGAAGGCCGACCCCACCATCGTGAAGCGGTTCCTCGAACTGGAACTGTTCACGGCGCCGCCGATGACCACGAACCTCAGCGGGCTGCGCGTCGAGTACGCGATCCTGCTCGTCTACAGTACCGAGGCCGGCAAGCGCGAGGCGACCGTCGGCTTCGACATCGGGCAGGGGACTCAAGACCTCGGCTTCCGCGGCGAAGCGCCCGTGCTGTTCGACGTGAAGCCGGCGGTGCGCGTCCGGCTCGGCGTCAAGGACTTCGACGGCACGCCGACCGTCGGCCGGTTCACGTTCACCGACGCCGGCGGCCGCGTCTACCCGCCGCAGCCGAAGCGGCTCGCGCCAGACCTGTTCTTCCAGCGCCAGGTGTACCGCGCCGACGGCGGGTTCGTGCTGCTGCCGCCGGGCGAGTTCGCCGTCGAGTACGGCCGCGGCCCCGAGTACGCACTCAAGACCGCGCGCATCAAGGTCGAAGCCGGCCGCGACAACACGTTCGAGGTGAAGCTGGAGCGCTGGATCAACCCGGCGACGCAGGGGTGGTACAGCGGCGACCACCACATCCACGCCGCGGGGTGCGCCCACTACACGAACCCGGCCGAGGGGGTGCTGCCGGAAGACATGTTCATGCACGTCAAGGGCGAGGGGCTGAACGTCGGCTGCTGCCTGACGTGGGGGCCGTGCTACGACTACCAGCGGCAGTTCTTCGAGGTCGGCCCGCACCGGCTCAGCGAGCCGTTCACCGTCATCAAGTACGACGTGGAGGTGAGCGGCTTCGGGTCGCAGGCGCTCGGCCACGTCAACCTGCTGAACCTGAAGGACCAGACGTACCCGGGTTCCGGCGGCAGCAAGCTGCGCGGCTGGCCGACGTGGACGACGCCGCTGATGCGCTGGGCGAAGGAGCAGGGCGCCGTCACCGGCTACGCCCACTCCGCGAACGGGTTGGGCATCGACGCCCCGGCCGCGACGCGGCGGCTGTTCGTGGAACTGGACAAGGGGACACGCGGCTTCATCACCAAGGAACAGGCCGCGGCGGGGCGGTGGCCGCTGCCCGAAGCGTTCGCCAAGGTCGACGCCGACGGCGACGGCAAGGTGACGGAGGTGGAGCTGGCACAGAGCACGCAGCGGACGAAGGGGAACCTGCCGAACCTGGTCATCCCCGAGATGAACGGCATCGGCGCGCAGGAGATTTGCGTGACGAGCGCGCTGGGGCTGTGCGACTTCATCAGCGCGATGGACACGGCCCGGGTGCCGGAGTGGAACTGCTGGTACCACGTCATGAACTGCGGCTTCCCGCTGAAGGTGAGCGGCGAGACGGACTTCCCGTGCATCACCGGCAGCCGCGTCGGCCAGGGGCGTGTGTACGTGCAGCTCGGGAAGGTGGATCACGTCGACTACGGCCAGTGGTGCCGCGGCATCCGCGACGGCAAGAGCTACGTCTCGGACGGCTACGCCCACGCGCTGGCGTTCAGTGTCAACGGGGTGTCACCGGGGCCGACGCCGGTGAAGCTGGCGGCGCCGGGCAAGACGGCGGTGAAGGCGACGGTGGCGTTCGCGGGCGACACGCCCCTCGGCACCGCGGTCGGCGGCGCGGCCCCGGCCGGCCCGACGCGGACGGTCGAGCTGGTGATGAACGGCAAGGTGGTGGCGACGAAGGAGGTGCCGGCCGACGGCAAGCCGCACGACGTGGCGTTCGACGTGGACGTGGCCGCGAGCAGTTGGGTGGCGCTGCGGCAGTTCCCGCAGCTGCACACGAACCCGGTGACGGTGCTGGTGGGCGACAGGCCCATCCGCGTCAGCCGGGCGAGCGCGAAGTGGTGTATCGGCACGATCGAGCGGCTGTGGGCGGTGCGCGGCCCGGGGATCGCGGCCGCGGAGCGCGAGGAGGCCGAGCGCACCTTCCGGCAGGCGGTGCAGACGTACCTGCGAATCGCCGAAGAGGCGCCAGAGGGGAGTTGA